In Parasteatoda tepidariorum isolate YZ-2023 chromosome 2, CAS_Ptep_4.0, whole genome shotgun sequence, one DNA window encodes the following:
- the LOC107440887 gene encoding metaxin-2 isoform X1, whose protein sequence is MPSVLLSESFIAELSAAESWPDDAKLYQPFEVEQILLPDNAACLSVKAFLRMCGLNFQVEMRTNAESMSPSGSVPFVRCGNFVVADVEPIINFVHTKGISLSSHLDNSGKADMRAYISLVNIVLHNAELFVSWCDKPTYHEVTHPRFTSCLPWPVNHIICWQTKNAMKQKLKSVDWNNKSLEDIYEMVDNCCHALSERLGAQKFFFGDKPTELDAIVFGHLFAILTTPLPDNRLCTILREYQNLVDLCQHIDINYFQKHAAEEEIDIENLVLDE, encoded by the exons ATGCCTTCTGTGCTACTATCAGAATCTTTTATTGCAGAATTAAGTG ctgCTGAATCTTGGCCTGATGATGCTAAATTATACCAACCTTTTGAAG tggAACAGATACTGTTACCTGATAATGCTGCCTGCCTAAGTGTTAAAGCTTTCTTGCGTATGTGTGGTCTAAATTTCCAAGTAGAGATGAGGACAAATGCTGAAAGCATGTCACCCTCTG gtAGTGTTCCATTTGTAAGGTGTGGAAATTTTGTTGTAGCAGATGTAGAACCAATCATAAATTTTGTCCACACTAag GGTATAAGCTTAAGTAGCCATCTAGATAATTCTGGAAAAGCAGACATGAGAGCTTACATATCTttagtaaatattgttttacacaATGCTGag ctctTTGTGTCTTGGTGTGACAAACCTACTTATCATGaa GTGACTCACCCAAGATTTACTTCTTGTCTTCCATGGCCTGTGAATCACATTATTTGCTGGCAAACAAAGAATGCTATGAAGCAAAAGTTAAAATCAGTGGATTGGAATAACAAATCACTCGAAGAT atttatgaaaTGGTTGACAACTGTTGCCATGCTTTGTCTGAGAGACTTGGAgcacaaaaattcttttttggtGACAA gcCAACAGAACTTGATGCCATAGTATTTGGTCACCTGTTTGCTATCCTGACAACTCCTCTACCCGACAATCGACTTTGCACTATTTTGCGAGAATACCAAAATTTAGTAGATTTGTGCCAACATATtgacattaattattttcagaaacatgCAGCTGAAGAAGAAATAGACATTGAAAATCTTGTActtgatgaataa
- the LOC107440887 gene encoding metaxin-2 isoform X2, producing MPSVLLSESFIAELSVEQILLPDNAACLSVKAFLRMCGLNFQVEMRTNAESMSPSGSVPFVRCGNFVVADVEPIINFVHTKGISLSSHLDNSGKADMRAYISLVNIVLHNAELFVSWCDKPTYHEVTHPRFTSCLPWPVNHIICWQTKNAMKQKLKSVDWNNKSLEDIYEMVDNCCHALSERLGAQKFFFGDKPTELDAIVFGHLFAILTTPLPDNRLCTILREYQNLVDLCQHIDINYFQKHAAEEEIDIENLVLDE from the exons ATGCCTTCTGTGCTACTATCAGAATCTTTTATTGCAGAATTAAGTG tggAACAGATACTGTTACCTGATAATGCTGCCTGCCTAAGTGTTAAAGCTTTCTTGCGTATGTGTGGTCTAAATTTCCAAGTAGAGATGAGGACAAATGCTGAAAGCATGTCACCCTCTG gtAGTGTTCCATTTGTAAGGTGTGGAAATTTTGTTGTAGCAGATGTAGAACCAATCATAAATTTTGTCCACACTAag GGTATAAGCTTAAGTAGCCATCTAGATAATTCTGGAAAAGCAGACATGAGAGCTTACATATCTttagtaaatattgttttacacaATGCTGag ctctTTGTGTCTTGGTGTGACAAACCTACTTATCATGaa GTGACTCACCCAAGATTTACTTCTTGTCTTCCATGGCCTGTGAATCACATTATTTGCTGGCAAACAAAGAATGCTATGAAGCAAAAGTTAAAATCAGTGGATTGGAATAACAAATCACTCGAAGAT atttatgaaaTGGTTGACAACTGTTGCCATGCTTTGTCTGAGAGACTTGGAgcacaaaaattcttttttggtGACAA gcCAACAGAACTTGATGCCATAGTATTTGGTCACCTGTTTGCTATCCTGACAACTCCTCTACCCGACAATCGACTTTGCACTATTTTGCGAGAATACCAAAATTTAGTAGATTTGTGCCAACATATtgacattaattattttcagaaacatgCAGCTGAAGAAGAAATAGACATTGAAAATCTTGTActtgatgaataa